In Prunus dulcis chromosome 2, ALMONDv2, whole genome shotgun sequence, a single genomic region encodes these proteins:
- the LOC117617052 gene encoding glycosyltransferase BC10, whose protein sequence is MFSSPLIPALSILIFLPFLFLIAPRILLLTDLQISLSPDELDDVALFHKAILASSSHHHRTSSSSISHLGTTTNPKPKIAFLFLTNSDLSFAPLWEKFFHGHQHLFNIYIHADPAVQITPPGGVFEGRFVPAKKTERASPTLISAARRLLANAILDDPLNLYFALVSQHCIPLHSFPFVYKTLFGSELAALRDFATQSNHQSFIEILSDDPNLPERYVSRGDNVMLPEVPFEQFRVGSQFYILTKRHSLLVIQDKRLWRKFKLPCLNVYSCYPEEHYFPTLLSMEDPKGCSHYTLTRVNWTDSTDGHPYTYEAPEISAQLVHTLRKSNSSYSYLFARKFSPDCLRPLMKLASRVIFRDSNCVNN, encoded by the coding sequence atgttCTCCTCTCCTTTAATCCCAGCCTTGTCTATACTCATATTTCTCCCTTTCCTCTTTCTCATCGCCCCAAGAATCCTCCTCCTCACAGACCTTCAAATCTCACTGTCTCCAGATGAGCTTGACGACGTCGCTTTGTTCCACAAAGCTATACTTGCTTCTTCCTCTCATCATCATCgtacatcttcttcctctatcTCTCACTTGGGCACCAccacaaaccctaaacccaaaatcGCCTTCCTTTTCCTCACAAACTCAGACCTTTCTTTTGCCCCTTTATGGGAAAAGTTCTTCCATGGCCACCAACACCTTTTCAACATCTACATCCATGCCGATCCAGCGGTCCAGATCACTCCTCCCGGCGGCGTATTCGAAGGCCGCTTCGTCCCGGCAAAGAAGACCGAGCGGGCCTCCCCCACGCTCATCTCTGCGGCGCGTAGGCTCCTCGCCAACGCCATCCTGGACGATCCATTAAACCTATACTTTGCCTTAGTGTCCCAACACTGTATCCCACTGCACTCTTTTCCCTTTGTCTACAAAACCCTCTTTGGCAGTGAACTCGCCGCTTTAAGAGATTTTGCCACCCAATCAAATCACCAAAGTTTCATCGAAATCCTCTCCGATGATCCCAACCTCCCTGAGCGCTACGTGTCTCGGGGAGACAATGTGATGCTCCCGGAAGTGCCTTTCGAGCAATTCAGGGTTGGATCTCAGTTTTATATCTTGACCAAGCGGCACTCGCTGCTCGTGATCCAAGACAAGAGACTTTGGAGGAAATTTAAGCTGCCTTGCTTGAACGTCTACTCTTGCTACCCTGAGGAGCATTACTTCCCAACACTTTTGTCCATGGAGGACCCCAAAGGTTGTAGCCACTACACACTTACAAGAGTGAATTGGACTGACAGTACGGATGGGCATCCCTACACATATGAGGCTCCTGAAATTTCTGCACAGCTCGTGCATACCTTGAGGAAGTCCAATTCGAGCTATTCCTACTTGTTTGCGAGGAAATTCTCTCCCGATTGCTTGAGGCCCTTGATGAAATTAGCAAGTCGTGTCATATTTCGAGATTCCAATTGTGTTAATAATTAA
- the LOC117620221 gene encoding dnaJ protein homolog, with protein sequence MFGRAPKKSDNTKYYEILGVSKTASQDDLKKAYRKAAIKNHPDKGGDPEKFKELAQAYEVLSDPEKREIYDQYGEDALKEGMGGGGGGHDPFDIFQSFFGGSPFGGGGSSRGRRQRRGEDVIHPLKVSLEDLYNGTSKKLSLSRNIICSKCRGKGSKSGASLKCPGCQGSGMKVSIRHLGPSMIQQMQHPCNECKGTGETINDKDRCTQCKGEKVVQEKKVLEVIVEKGMQNGQRITFPGEADEAPDTITGDIVFVLQQKEHPKFKRKGDDLFFEHTLSLVEALCGFHFVLTHLDGRQLLIKSQPGEVVKPDQFKAINDEGMPMYQRPFMKGKLYIHFTVEFPDSLNPEQCKGLEAVLPPRSSAQLTDMELDECEETTLHDVNIEEEMRRKQAQAQEAYDEDDDMHGGAQRVQCAQQ encoded by the exons ATGTTTGGGAGAGCTCCAAAGAAAAGCGATAACACGAAGTACTATGAGATCCTTGGAGTGTCGAAGACCGCTTCGCAAGATGATCTAAAGAAGGCTTACAGAAAAGCCGCCATCAAAAACCATCCTGATAAGGGCGGTGATCCTGAAAAG TTTAAAGAGTTGGCCCAAGCATACGAGGTTCTGAGTGACCCAGAGAAACGAGAGATCTATGACCAATATGGCGAGGACGCGCTCAAAGAAGGAATGGGTGGCGGAGGTGGTGGTCACGACCCATTTGATATTTTCCAATCCTTCTTTGGTGGAAGCCCTTTTGGTG GTGGTGGAAGCAGCAGAGGCCGAAGGCAGAGAAGGGGAGAGGATGTGATCCATCCCCTCAAGGTTTCTTTGGAAGATCTCTACAATGGGACATCCAAgaagctttctctctctcgcaACATAATCTGCTCCAAGTGCAGGGG TAAAGGGTCAAAGTCAGGTGCTTCTTTGAAATGTCCTGGGTGCCAAGGTTCTGGAATGAAAGTCTCTATTAGACACCTCGGCCCCTCCATGATCCAGCAAATGCAGCATCCTTGCAATGAGTGCAAGGGTACTGGGGAGACCATTAATGACAAGGATCGCTGCACACAATGTAAGGGTGAGAAGGTTGTCCAGGAAAAGAAAGTCTTGGAAGTCATTGTGGAGAAGGGTATGCAAAATGGTCAGAGGATCACATTCCCTGGCGAAGCTGATGAAGCG CCAGACACCATCACGGGGGATATTGTTTTTGTCCTACAACAAAAAGAGCACCCAAAATTTAAGCGAAAGGGTGATGACCTGTTCTTTGAGCATACCTTATCCCTTGTGGAAGCACTCTGTGGCTTCCACTTTGTATTGACACATTTAGATGGAAGACAGCTCCTCATCAAATCCCAACCTGGTGAAGTTGTTAAGCCAG ATCAATTCAAGGCTATAAATGATGAGGGTATGCCAATGTACCAGAGACCATTCATGAAAGGTAAATTGTATATTCATTTCACAGTGGAGTTCCCCGACTCACTAAACCCAGAACAGTGCAAGGGCCTGGAGGCTGTGCTACCTCCCAGGTCTTCTGCACAGCTTACCGACATGGAGCTGGATGAGTGCGAGGAGACTACGCTGCATGATGTGAACATAGAGGAGGAAATGCGTCGAAAGCAAGCACAGGCCCAAGAGGCTTATGATGAGGATGACGATATGCATGGTGGTGCCCAGAGGGTTCAATGCGCGCAGCAATGA